The DNA region TCATGTAAAAAGTAATGATAACCAGTTAGAATTATACAGAATTTATTTGTTTTTGTCAAATTTTTTCGACCTGGGAAAACAAAATTATACTCCACTGCTTGGTGTAAGAAAAGGAGATAGGGAGATTAAGGAGATAAGGGGATATTATTCTAATTCCACTCTTCTAAAATCTACCTTTTCTTTAGCAAAGTTTACAAGAATAGCCATCTTTACACCTGTAGCTTTTAAATATGAGCGAACCTGAGCATAATGAGCTTTGCTTAATTCCTCCACCGTTTTTAATTCTACTATTACCTTGCTTTCTACAAGAATATCCAATCTGTGTTTCCCAATTTCTTC from bacterium includes:
- a CDS encoding GxxExxY protein, translated to MEISKEYQENLLTEIIIQCIIKVHQTLDPGFLESIYRRAMVIELTKQGLRVETEKEILIYYEGEEIGKHRLDILVESKVIVELKTVEELSKAHYAQVRSYLKATGVKMAILVNFAKEKVDFRRVELE